The proteins below come from a single Novipirellula artificiosorum genomic window:
- a CDS encoding glycoside hydrolase family protein has translation MSTSLPIDRRILWKESPTEPTRQTNAEQWRLVQETSGGENWNSRVHLDAHGKAPRVTNGYQVVFESEHFEGQRASPSVGLCSSDAHIQVAVPEFWQKFPNAIHVHGGDIEVQIFPEQEGWIHELQPGEQTTSTLWLELGCGEGDSSSLDWVHQPATAAPTVDCLRNSGGLEWFSPVTSVNDSFCHDLLQDAVEGPRNFFRKRESIDEYGWRNFGDTWADHEEAYATQPKPLISHFNNQYDLLHGLLRQYLLSGDNRWWELASPLARHIIDIDIYHTQLDRSVYNGGLFWHTAHYLDAGTCTHRSMSRTMLGQRHPAGGGGPGNEHNYTTGLLLYYFLTGDQRSKESVLSLADWVIAMDDGSQHLLAPLSSAPTGNASSTSEADFHGPGRGAGNSINALLDAWQLTHDEKYLQKTTELIFRVVHPNDCPQELQLDNAELRWSYTVCLQSLIRYLEIAGTQSHEVNAYVRACLDQYGHWMLENESLYLDAPEQLEFPTETWAAQDLRKGTTLMLIGHSVVGGEEGEKMFARGRDLFGTAWAQLQTFNTRDFTRPLAIALQQLPIFQYASSIGSRLQTSEGTTSSSSWQPKQIFRSQKQRIREQLRSPRDMVTMLGQALRPRPWIRSFRQTSLATRLNRYFSR, from the coding sequence TTGTCGACATCACTTCCAATTGATCGACGAATCCTCTGGAAAGAATCACCGACCGAACCGACTCGCCAGACGAATGCCGAGCAATGGCGTCTGGTTCAAGAAACCAGTGGTGGCGAAAACTGGAATAGCCGTGTACATCTTGATGCACACGGTAAAGCACCCCGTGTTACGAACGGTTACCAAGTCGTTTTTGAATCGGAACATTTCGAGGGACAGCGCGCCTCACCTTCCGTTGGACTGTGCAGTTCCGATGCTCATATTCAAGTAGCCGTTCCAGAATTCTGGCAAAAATTCCCCAACGCGATTCATGTTCATGGCGGGGATATTGAGGTTCAAATCTTTCCAGAGCAAGAAGGGTGGATTCATGAATTGCAGCCTGGTGAACAGACCACAAGCACATTGTGGTTAGAGCTAGGGTGTGGCGAAGGGGACTCCAGTTCTTTGGACTGGGTGCATCAACCAGCTACCGCCGCTCCCACGGTCGATTGTTTGAGGAATAGTGGTGGGTTGGAGTGGTTTTCGCCGGTGACTTCCGTCAATGATTCATTCTGTCACGATCTGCTTCAAGATGCCGTAGAAGGTCCGCGAAATTTTTTTCGCAAACGTGAATCAATTGACGAGTACGGTTGGCGAAATTTTGGCGATACGTGGGCCGATCATGAAGAAGCATACGCCACCCAACCTAAACCGCTGATATCCCATTTCAACAATCAATATGATTTACTGCACGGTTTGCTTCGGCAGTACCTCCTATCGGGCGACAATCGATGGTGGGAATTGGCCTCACCACTCGCACGCCACATCATCGACATCGACATTTACCACACCCAACTAGATCGATCGGTTTATAATGGAGGGTTGTTCTGGCACACTGCACATTACCTCGACGCGGGCACTTGTACGCACCGCAGTATGTCGCGAACGATGTTAGGTCAACGGCATCCTGCGGGCGGTGGCGGTCCTGGGAACGAACACAACTATACGACCGGGCTGTTGCTCTATTATTTCCTGACCGGTGACCAACGCAGCAAAGAATCCGTTCTTTCGCTGGCTGATTGGGTGATCGCAATGGACGACGGCAGCCAACATCTATTAGCGCCACTCAGTAGTGCACCGACGGGAAACGCGAGTTCTACGTCGGAGGCTGATTTCCATGGTCCAGGGCGTGGTGCAGGTAATTCAATCAATGCACTACTGGATGCATGGCAGTTAACGCACGATGAAAAGTATTTGCAGAAGACCACTGAACTGATTTTTCGTGTGGTTCACCCCAACGACTGTCCGCAGGAATTGCAATTGGACAATGCTGAACTTCGCTGGTCGTACACCGTTTGCTTGCAGTCATTGATCCGATATTTAGAAATAGCCGGTACGCAAAGTCACGAAGTGAATGCTTACGTCCGTGCTTGCTTGGATCAGTATGGGCATTGGATGCTAGAGAATGAATCGCTTTACTTGGATGCACCGGAGCAATTGGAGTTTCCGACCGAGACTTGGGCGGCGCAAGATTTACGAAAGGGAACGACGTTGATGTTGATTGGTCACTCCGTCGTGGGCGGCGAAGAAGGCGAGAAGATGTTTGCAAGAGGACGCGATTTGTTTGGTACGGCTTGGGCCCAGTTGCAAACGTTCAACACACGTGATTTCACACGCCCCCTTGCGATCGCGTTACAGCAACTTCCGATTTTTCAGTATGCGTCGTCAATTGGTTCACGCTTGCAAACCAGCGAAGGCACAACATCATCAAGCAGTTGGCAACCCAAGCAGATTTTTCGCTCGCAAAAGCAACGGATTCGCGAGCAGTTGCGATCGCCTCGGGACATGGTCACGATGCTCGGGCAGGCACTGCGTCCAAGACCCTGGATACGATCGTTTCGTCAAACCAGTTTGGCGACGCGACTCAATCGGTATTTTTCGCGTTGA